The sequence GCACACCAAGATCGACCTTCCGCACGTGCCGCACACCGCCACCCCGGAGGCCCTGCCAGAGGCCGCCTAGGACCCGCACCTGACCACGCGGGGGACGCGAGGAGGAAGGAACCACCCATGACGATGGCCGGCGAGACCCGCGGCGCGCCGCCGCGAGACGAGCACCTGACCGACAGCGTCCGCAACGCCCGGGCCGACGCCCGGGCGCAGGGCGGGCAGACGAGCGCGTGGATGCCGTACCTCCCGGCGTCCAGCAGCCCGTTCTGCCCAGCAGACGTCGATCCGGCCACGTTGGTCTGGGCGGAGACGGTCGCGCCCGGCGGCTACACCCACAAGGTGCTCGCCGCCGGCTCGCGGCTGCGCTTCGACGACCCGACCGGGGACGCCTGCGCCCACGTGATCGTCTACAACGCGGCCGAGCCGGTCGAGCGCCTCAACGTCGCCGACACCCAGAAGATCCCCTGGCAGGCCTACCTGGGCGCGGGCCACCCGCTGCTGTCCGGAGACGGCCGGGTGCTGGCCACGATCGTGGCGGACAGCTCCGGCCACCATGACGCGTTCTGTGGCACCAGCACCGACGCGTTCAACGAGCGCAAGTACGGCGACGCCCGGCCGGAGGGCCCAGCGCCCTCGGGCCGGGCGCTGTTCGTGAAGGCCGCGGCGAAGCACGGCCTGGCCCGGCGCGACCTGCCGCCGAGCGTGTCGTTCTTCCAGGGGGTACGGGTCGCCGCCGACGGCGCGCTGGTCTGGCGGGGGTCGGCCGGCGCCGGGACCCACGTCGAGCTGGTCGCCGAGCTGCCGCTGCTGGTCCTCGTCGCGAACGTCGCCCATCCGCTGGACCCGCGCGCCGACTACGTCGTCGGCCCGTTGCGGGTGCATGCCTGGCGCGGCGCGCCGACCGGGCCCGCCGACCCGCGGTTCGCCGCGACGCCCGAGCTGCACCGGGCCTACCTGAACACCGTCGACTACCGGGAAGCGCGAGGGCTGTGATGACGGCGAGCTCAGAGGTCCGCCCCTACCCGACTGTCGCGGGCGGGACCGTCGGGTCGACCGTCCCCGTCGGCGCGACCTACGCGCCGGGGTCGGTCCTCGACTGGTCCGAGAGCCTCGTCGCCGGGACCGTCGTGCTCGACGAGCGGGTCGCGCCCAACGCGCCCTGGTCTGGCGTCGTGCGGACCGGCCAGGTGCTGACGATCGTCGACGTGGGCGGCAACCAGTCGGCCGACTGCCTGCTCTACAGCGCCGCCGACCCCGAGGAGCGCTACAGCGTCCCGGACACGCTGGCCTGGCAGGGCAACGCCTACGTCCGGACCGGCACCGTGCTGCGCAGCAGCGAGGGCCGGGCGATGGCCACCGTCGTCGCCAACGAGATCGACCGGCAGGACACGATCGGCGGGGCGTGCTCCAAGGAGTCGAACACCCTGCGCTATGGCCATCATGTGATGTTCCACCACGGCTGCCGGGAGAACTTCCTCGCCGAGGCGTCCCGGCACGGCCTCGGGGTGCGGGACCTGGTCTCCAACCTCAACTGGTTCATGAACGTGCCGGTCGAGGCGGACGGGGCGCTCGGCATCGTCGACGGCCTGTCTGCGCCGGGCCGCCGCGTCGCGTTCCGGGCCGACCTGGACGTGCTGGTCGTCGTCTCGAACTGCCCGCAGATGAACAACCCGTGCAACGACTTCAACCCGACTCCGCTGCGCATGATCGTCGTGGAGCCCGCATGAGCGCGGTGGTGCTGGTAGCCAATCGTGGGGAGATCGCGCGGCGGGTGATCCGGACGGCGCGGCGGATGGGGCTGGG is a genomic window of Pseudofrankia inefficax containing:
- a CDS encoding urea amidolyase associated protein UAAP1, with protein sequence MTMAGETRGAPPRDEHLTDSVRNARADARAQGGQTSAWMPYLPASSSPFCPADVDPATLVWAETVAPGGYTHKVLAAGSRLRFDDPTGDACAHVIVYNAAEPVERLNVADTQKIPWQAYLGAGHPLLSGDGRVLATIVADSSGHHDAFCGTSTDAFNERKYGDARPEGPAPSGRALFVKAAAKHGLARRDLPPSVSFFQGVRVAADGALVWRGSAGAGTHVELVAELPLLVLVANVAHPLDPRADYVVGPLRVHAWRGAPTGPADPRFAATPELHRAYLNTVDYREARGL
- a CDS encoding urea amidolyase associated protein UAAP2, with translation MTASSEVRPYPTVAGGTVGSTVPVGATYAPGSVLDWSESLVAGTVVLDERVAPNAPWSGVVRTGQVLTIVDVGGNQSADCLLYSAADPEERYSVPDTLAWQGNAYVRTGTVLRSSEGRAMATVVANEIDRQDTIGGACSKESNTLRYGHHVMFHHGCRENFLAEASRHGLGVRDLVSNLNWFMNVPVEADGALGIVDGLSAPGRRVAFRADLDVLVVVSNCPQMNNPCNDFNPTPLRMIVVEPA